One Lycium barbarum isolate Lr01 chromosome 5, ASM1917538v2, whole genome shotgun sequence genomic window carries:
- the LOC132639658 gene encoding uncharacterized protein LOC132639658, translated as MSSSDDASSSLNNSNAKSGVEKKKLKALRVHDNCTITMVEEALLMKFGVETHETKDGQAVVLAHRSDACFDMVLMDLDMLVVNAHNQGLRDMHVRSVIVGLTFFGEEKKKPFKDVGLDYCYPKSLPSDVVRDLVEKLRRMPRFIKVLDLM; from the exons ATGTCATCATCCGATGATGCCTCTTCTTCACTGAACAACTCAAATGCTAAATCCGGTGTTGAGAAAAAAAAACTGAAAGCACTTAGGGTACATGATAACTGCACAATTACAATGGTCGAGGAAGCACTTCTAATGAAATTTGGTGTGGAAACACATGAAACGAAAGATGGTCAAGCAGTTGTCCTTGCTCATCGTTCTGATGCATGTTTTGATATGGTTTTGATGGACTTAGATATGTTAGTGGTAAACGCTC ACAATCAAGGACTTCGAGATATGCATGTGCGTAGTGTAATTGTGGGATTGACTTTCTTcggagaagaaaagaagaagccaTTCAAGGATGTTGGCCTTGATTATTGTTATCCGAAGTCGCTTCCTTCCGATGTAGTTCGCGATCTTGTGGAGAAATTAAGGAGGATGCCTAGATTTATCAAAGTGCTTGATTTAATGTAA